In one Lachnospiraceae bacterium GAM79 genomic region, the following are encoded:
- a CDS encoding SdpI family protein — MGFWIFMLIMDLLLPFTMIGFGRYFMKKAPKEINSVFGYRTSMSMKNKDTWEFAHKYCGKVWYVCGMVMLPITVIFMLLVIGKNEDCVGSIGGIICGVQLIPLIGSILPTEIALKKNFDKNGTRR, encoded by the coding sequence ATGGGGTTTTGGATTTTTATGTTGATTATGGATTTGCTTCTTCCATTTACGATGATTGGTTTTGGAAGATATTTTATGAAAAAGGCTCCAAAGGAAATAAATTCAGTATTTGGATATCGGACTTCGATGTCTATGAAGAACAAAGACACATGGGAATTTGCTCATAAATATTGTGGTAAAGTCTGGTATGTCTGTGGAATGGTTATGTTGCCGATAACAGTAATATTCATGCTTTTAGTGATTGGAAAAAATGAAGATTGTGTTGGGAGTATAGGAGGGATTATCTGTGGTGTTCAACTTATTCCTTTAATTGGGTCTATTCTCCCAACAGAAATAGCATTAAAAAAGAATTTTGATAAGAATGGAACAAGACGATAA
- a CDS encoding DUF3784 domain-containing protein, which translates to MFYIYIIFDFAMAVIMLLFGIWFYRSKGQASNFLSGYNMKSAEERKKYDENAMCKAYGKRMMFMSIPFIAGMIIDIWHIGIGCLIAWVIWFVMFILLLMDRHKREG; encoded by the coding sequence ATGTTCTATATTTATATTATTTTTGATTTTGCAATGGCAGTAATTATGCTTTTATTTGGAATATGGTTTTATAGGTCAAAAGGACAAGCATCCAACTTCTTGTCTGGTTATAATATGAAATCTGCAGAAGAACGAAAAAAATATGATGAAAATGCTATGTGTAAGGCATATGGGAAAAGAATGATGTTTATGTCAATTCCTTTTATTGCTGGAATGATTATAGATATTTGGCATATAGGAATCGGTTGTTTAATTGCATGGGTGATATGGTTTGTTATGTTTATTCTGCTGCTTATGGATAGACATAAAAGAGAAGGTTAA
- a CDS encoding DNA-binding protein, producing MRRQNYMITAEEVAESMGISLGYAYKLLRKLNKELADQGYVTVAGKIPRAFWEKKFYGYSQIAM from the coding sequence ATGCGGAGACAGAACTATATGATTACAGCGGAAGAAGTTGCAGAGAGCATGGGGATTTCACTTGGATATGCTTACAAGCTGCTTCGCAAACTGAACAAAGAGCTTGCAGATCAGGGATATGTAACCGTTGCGGGCAAGATACCGAGGGCATTCTGGGAAAAGAAATTTTATGGATATTCCCAGATTGCAATGTAA
- the tuf gene encoding elongation factor Tu, with protein MAKEKFNRSKPHCNIGTIGHVDHGKTTLTAAITKVLSERVAGNAAVDFANIDKAPEERERGITISTAHVEYETEKRHYAHVDCPGHADYVKNMITGAAQMDGAILVVAATDGVMAQTKEHILLSRQVGVPYIVVFLNKCDMVDDDELIELVEMEVTEQLEEYGFNDCPIVKGSALKALEDPMGPWGDKIMELMDTIDSYIPDPQRDTDKPFIMPVEDVFTITGRGTVATGRVEAGVIHLNDEVEIVGIKPEIQKTTVTGIEMFRKLLDEGQAGDNIGALLRGIKREDIVRGQVLCKPGSITCHTKFTAQVYVLTKDEGGRHTPFFNNYRPQFYFRTTDVTGVCNLPAGTEMCMPGDNVEMTIELIHPIAMSQGLTFAIREGGRTVGSGRVATIIE; from the coding sequence ATGGCAAAGGAAAAGTTTAATAGAAGTAAGCCACATTGTAACATTGGTACAATCGGTCACGTTGACCATGGTAAAACAACATTAACAGCAGCTATCACAAAAGTTCTTTCAGAGAGAGTAGCTGGTAACGCAGCTGTTGATTTCGCTAACATTGATAAGGCTCCAGAAGAGAGAGAAAGAGGTATCACTATCTCTACAGCTCACGTTGAGTACGAGACAGAGAAGAGACATTATGCTCACGTTGACTGTCCAGGACATGCTGACTACGTTAAGAACATGATCACTGGTGCAGCTCAGATGGATGGTGCTATCCTTGTTGTTGCTGCTACTGATGGTGTTATGGCTCAGACAAAGGAGCACATCTTACTTTCACGTCAGGTTGGTGTACCTTACATCGTTGTATTCTTAAATAAGTGCGATATGGTTGATGATGACGAGCTTATCGAACTTGTAGAGATGGAAGTTACAGAACAGCTCGAAGAGTACGGATTCAATGATTGCCCAATCGTTAAGGGTTCAGCTCTTAAGGCTCTTGAAGATCCAATGGGACCTTGGGGAGATAAGATTATGGAACTTATGGATACAATAGATTCATACATTCCAGATCCTCAGAGAGATACAGATAAGCCATTCATCATGCCTGTAGAGGATGTATTCACAATCACAGGTCGTGGTACAGTTGCTACCGGTAGAGTAGAAGCTGGTGTTATCCACTTAAATGATGAAGTTGAAATCGTTGGTATTAAGCCAGAAATCCAGAAGACAACTGTAACAGGTATCGAGATGTTCAGAAAGCTCCTTGATGAAGGACAGGCTGGTGATAACATCGGTGCTCTTCTTCGTGGTATCAAGAGAGAAGATATCGTAAGAGGTCAGGTTCTTTGTAAGCCAGGTTCAATCACATGTCATACAAAGTTCACAGCTCAGGTTTACGTTCTTACTAAGGACGAGGGTGGTCGTCATACACCATTCTTCAACAACTACCGTCCACAGTTCTACTTCAGAACAACTGACGTAACAGGTGTTTGTAACCTTCCAGCAGGTACAGAGATGTGCATGCCTGGTGATAACGTAGAAATGACAATCGAACTGATTCACCCAATCGCTATGAGCCAGGGTCTTACATTCGCTATTCGTGAAGGTGGCCGTACAGTAGGATCAGGACGTGTTGCTACAATTATCGAGTAA
- a CDS encoding plasmid recombination protein: MIKRTISGMIGKGSLAHNRREFFAENVEPDRVQLNICYQNENLKEVYKELFDDAVGRYNIGKRKDRQITSYYEKIRQGKQEKLFHEVIFQIGNREDMAVGTAEGGQAVKVLDEYVKDFQKRNPTLRVFGCYLHQDESTPHLHIDFIPYVTDWKGKGMDTRVSLKQALKSLGFQGGNKHDTELNQWMNHEKKVLAGIAKQHGIEWEQKGTHEEHLDVYNFKKKERKKEVQELEQEKEYLTAENEELTAQIAESRADIQILKDDKEQAIREKQEAEQRAEDAEKELKSLEDRRNVLQPIMDNASKEIKEYGMIKTFLPEAGTFERAVPYRENKIKPLFIKMKNQIAALAGKVVELNKTVESWKNKYQKSAEKCVDIQKQLDDVRKENGKLSNDNQRLQENSDRYDRVVRILGTEAVEDVVQQDIKEQKELEEQRRMEQMPKGSVLKQLEWATQKRQMENQQHKKNKTKYRGLEI; this comes from the coding sequence ATGATAAAACGAACAATTAGCGGTATGATTGGGAAAGGCTCTCTGGCTCATAACAGGAGAGAGTTTTTCGCAGAGAATGTAGAACCGGACAGAGTACAATTAAATATTTGTTACCAGAATGAAAATCTGAAGGAAGTCTATAAAGAGTTATTTGATGATGCTGTGGGGAGATACAACATCGGAAAAAGAAAAGATCGGCAGATTACAAGTTACTATGAAAAAATCCGGCAGGGAAAACAGGAAAAATTGTTCCATGAAGTGATTTTCCAGATTGGAAATCGAGAAGATATGGCTGTCGGAACAGCAGAAGGAGGTCAGGCTGTAAAAGTACTGGATGAGTATGTAAAGGACTTCCAGAAACGGAATCCAACGCTACGGGTATTTGGGTGTTATCTACATCAGGATGAGTCTACTCCACATTTACATATTGATTTTATTCCTTATGTGACTGATTGGAAAGGAAAAGGAATGGACACTAGAGTTTCGTTGAAACAGGCATTAAAAAGTCTTGGATTTCAAGGTGGAAATAAGCATGATACAGAGTTGAACCAGTGGATGAACCATGAAAAAAAGGTTCTGGCAGGGATTGCAAAACAACATGGCATTGAATGGGAACAGAAAGGTACTCATGAGGAACATTTGGATGTTTATAACTTCAAGAAGAAAGAGCGAAAAAAGGAAGTACAGGAGCTGGAGCAGGAGAAAGAGTATCTAACTGCAGAAAATGAAGAACTGACAGCACAGATTGCGGAATCCAGAGCAGATATCCAGATTTTAAAAGACGATAAGGAACAGGCAATTAGGGAGAAGCAAGAAGCAGAACAAAGGGCAGAGGACGCAGAGAAAGAACTAAAAAGTCTGGAAGATCGTCGGAATGTGCTACAACCAATCATGGATAATGCCAGTAAGGAAATAAAAGAATATGGAATGATTAAGACGTTTTTACCGGAGGCAGGAACATTTGAACGTGCAGTACCTTACAGGGAAAATAAAATCAAACCATTGTTTATCAAGATGAAGAATCAGATTGCTGCATTAGCTGGAAAGGTTGTAGAACTTAACAAAACGGTAGAAAGCTGGAAAAACAAATATCAAAAATCTGCGGAGAAATGTGTTGATATTCAGAAGCAGTTAGATGATGTGCGTAAAGAAAATGGAAAATTATCAAATGATAATCAACGTTTACAAGAGAACTCGGATAGATATGACAGAGTGGTGCGTATTCTGGGAACGGAAGCTGTAGAGGATGTGGTGCAGCAGGATATTAAAGAACAAAAGGAATTGGAAGAGCAGCGTCGAATGGAACAAATGCCAAAGGGAAGCGTTCTGAAACAGTTGGAATGGGCAACTCAAAAGAGGCAGATGGAAAATCAACAGCATAAAAAGAACAAAACAAAATATAGAGGATTGGAGATTTAA
- a CDS encoding site-specific integrase translates to MAAYKDEERGTWYVSFYYEDWTGAKKRKVKRGFRTKKEALNFEAEYKRTAKADMDMTMGEFVEVYFRDKSQSLKDRSIKNKRDTMNAQLLPYFKDRPMNSITPAEIIQWQNTIIEKGYSDDYLKTIQNQMTALFNHAKNIYNLADNPCDKVKRMGKTSKKKMKFWTIEEYRQFMTGIEPGSKYYVLFELLFWTGAREGEALSITPADIDFERNLLHINKTYYRMHGEDVITSPKTEESNRTISIPEFLKKEIQDYISRLYELPEDERIFPMVHEAVQHKLKQVVQKTGVKKIRVHDIRHSHAAFLINKGVPPLMIKERFGHTDIRITLNTYGHLYPDQQKVVADMLDDENIKSSGSTNNRSNVTNGDESTNVNPRQVDYSRDSSREQQRIGENSWENGGIYGTEK, encoded by the coding sequence ATGGCAGCATACAAAGATGAAGAAAGAGGAACCTGGTATGTTTCATTTTATTATGAGGACTGGACAGGAGCCAAAAAGCGAAAAGTAAAAAGAGGATTCCGCACTAAGAAAGAAGCATTAAATTTTGAAGCGGAGTATAAAAGAACAGCGAAAGCAGACATGGATATGACAATGGGAGAGTTTGTAGAAGTCTACTTCCGAGACAAGTCTCAGTCATTGAAGGACAGGAGTATCAAGAACAAAAGAGATACGATGAATGCTCAACTGTTACCGTATTTTAAGGACAGACCGATGAACAGTATCACACCAGCAGAGATTATCCAGTGGCAGAATACGATTATTGAAAAAGGATATTCAGATGATTATCTGAAAACAATACAGAATCAGATGACGGCATTGTTTAATCATGCGAAGAATATCTACAATCTGGCAGATAATCCCTGTGACAAAGTAAAACGTATGGGAAAGACTTCAAAAAAGAAAATGAAGTTTTGGACAATTGAAGAATATCGGCAGTTTATGACCGGAATAGAACCGGGAAGCAAATATTATGTGCTGTTTGAATTATTATTCTGGACAGGAGCGAGAGAAGGCGAAGCACTCAGCATTACACCTGCTGACATTGATTTTGAAAGGAATCTACTTCATATCAATAAAACTTACTACCGTATGCATGGAGAGGACGTGATTACATCTCCCAAAACAGAAGAATCGAACCGCACGATTTCCATACCGGAATTTCTGAAAAAAGAGATTCAGGACTATATTAGCAGACTGTATGAGTTGCCCGAAGATGAACGGATTTTTCCAATGGTTCATGAAGCGGTACAGCATAAGTTAAAACAGGTGGTTCAAAAGACCGGAGTAAAAAAGATAAGAGTACACGACATTCGTCACAGTCATGCGGCATTTCTGATTAATAAGGGAGTGCCACCATTGATGATTAAAGAAAGGTTTGGACATACGGACATTCGCATTACATTGAATACTTATGGGCACTTATATCCAGATCAGCAGAAAGTGGTGGCAGATATGCTGGATGATGAAAATATAAAAAGCTCCGGAAGTACGAACAACCGGAGCAATGTGACAAATGGGGACGAATCCACAAATGTCAACCCTAGACAAGTTGATTATAGCAGGGATTCTTCCAGAGAACAACAGAGAATTGGCGAGAACAGTTGGGAAAATGGAGGAATTTATGGAACAGAGAAATGA
- the fusA gene encoding elongation factor G — MAGREYPLDRTRNIGIMAHIDAGKTTLTERILYYTGVNYKIGDTHDGTATMDWMEQEQERGITITSAATTCHWTLEDHHKPKAGALEHRINIIDTPGHVDFTVEVERSLRVLDGAVGVFDAKAGVEPQSENVWRQADTYNVPRMAFINKMDKMGADFFYSVQTIIDRLGKNAIPVQIPIGKESDFIGLIDLFEMDAYYYKDDKGEDIEITTIPDDLKELADKWHENLVEKICELDDDLMMMYLEGEEPSIDEMKKVLRRATIACEAVPVFLGSAYKNKGVQKMLDGVIEYMPAPTDIPDITGVDPEGNDVVRHSSDEEPFAALAFKIMTDPFVGKLAFFRVYSGTLNSGSYVLNATKDKKERVGRIVQMHANARKEIDKVYAGDIAAAVGFKVTTTGDTICDEQHPVILESMEFPEPVIELAIEPKTKNDQGKMGEALAKLAEEDPTFRAHTDKETGQTIIAGMGELHLEVIVDRLLREFKVEANVGAPQVAYKETFTKAVDVDSKYAKQSGGRGQYGHCKVKFEPMDPNGEETFKFESTVVGGAIPKEYIPAVGEGIEEAAKAGILGGYPVLGVHANVYDGSYHEVDSSEMAFHIAGSMAFKDAMAKANPVLLEPIMKVEVTMPEEYLGDVIGSLNAKRGQIEGMDDIGGGKIVRAFVPLAEMFGYSTELRSSTQGRGNYSMFFERYAQCPKSVQEKVIAEKSK; from the coding sequence TTGGCTGGAAGAGAATATCCATTGGACAGAACAAGAAACATTGGTATTATGGCTCATATCGATGCTGGTAAGACAACTCTTACAGAGAGAATCTTATACTATACTGGTGTTAACTATAAAATCGGTGATACTCATGATGGTACAGCTACTATGGACTGGATGGAGCAGGAGCAGGAAAGAGGTATTACAATCACTTCCGCTGCTACAACCTGTCACTGGACATTAGAGGATCATCACAAACCAAAGGCTGGTGCTTTAGAGCACAGAATCAACATCATTGATACTCCAGGTCACGTAGACTTTACTGTAGAAGTAGAGCGTTCACTTCGTGTACTTGATGGCGCCGTTGGTGTATTCGATGCAAAGGCTGGTGTAGAGCCTCAGTCAGAAAACGTATGGCGTCAGGCTGACACATACAACGTTCCACGTATGGCATTCATCAACAAGATGGATAAAATGGGTGCTGACTTTTTCTACTCAGTTCAGACAATTATTGATCGTCTGGGCAAGAATGCAATTCCAGTTCAGATTCCTATCGGTAAAGAATCCGATTTCATCGGTCTGATCGACTTATTTGAGATGGATGCATACTATTATAAAGATGATAAGGGTGAAGACATCGAGATCACAACGATCCCTGATGACTTAAAAGAGCTTGCTGATAAATGGCATGAGAATCTTGTAGAGAAAATCTGCGAGTTAGATGATGACTTAATGATGATGTACCTTGAGGGTGAAGAGCCTTCAATCGACGAAATGAAGAAAGTTCTTCGTAGAGCAACTATTGCTTGTGAAGCAGTTCCGGTATTCCTTGGTTCCGCATACAAGAATAAGGGTGTTCAGAAGATGCTTGATGGTGTTATTGAATATATGCCAGCTCCTACAGATATCCCTGATATCACAGGTGTAGATCCTGAAGGAAATGATGTAGTTCGTCATTCATCAGATGAAGAACCATTTGCTGCATTGGCATTCAAGATCATGACAGACCCATTCGTTGGTAAGTTAGCATTCTTCAGAGTATATTCAGGTACATTGAACTCAGGTTCATATGTATTAAATGCAACAAAAGACAAGAAAGAGCGTGTAGGACGTATCGTACAGATGCATGCAAATGCTCGTAAGGAAATTGATAAGGTTTACGCTGGTGATATCGCAGCTGCTGTTGGTTTCAAAGTAACAACAACTGGTGATACAATCTGTGATGAGCAGCATCCGGTTATCCTTGAGTCAATGGAATTCCCAGAGCCAGTTATCGAGCTTGCTATCGAGCCTAAGACAAAGAATGATCAGGGTAAGATGGGCGAGGCTCTTGCAAAGCTTGCTGAAGAAGATCCTACATTCAGAGCACATACAGATAAAGAAACAGGACAGACAATCATCGCCGGTATGGGTGAGCTTCACCTTGAGGTTATTGTTGACCGTCTGCTTCGTGAGTTCAAGGTTGAGGCTAACGTAGGTGCACCTCAGGTTGCTTACAAAGAGACATTTACCAAGGCTGTTGATGTTGATAGCAAATATGCTAAGCAGTCAGGTGGTCGTGGTCAGTATGGTCACTGTAAAGTTAAGTTCGAGCCAATGGATCCAAACGGCGAAGAGACATTCAAGTTCGAATCCACAGTTGTTGGTGGTGCTATTCCTAAGGAATATATCCCAGCAGTCGGTGAAGGTATCGAAGAAGCTGCTAAGGCTGGTATTCTTGGTGGATACCCAGTACTTGGTGTCCATGCAAATGTATACGATGGTTCATACCATGAAGTCGATTCATCAGAAATGGCATTCCACATCGCTGGTTCTATGGCTTTCAAGGATGCTATGGCTAAGGCAAACCCAGTTCTTCTGGAGCCTATCATGAAGGTTGAAGTTACAATGCCTGAGGAATACTTAGGTGATGTAATCGGAAGCTTAAATGCTAAGAGAGGCCAGATCGAAGGTATGGATGATATCGGCGGTGGTAAGATCGTCAGAGCATTCGTTCCACTTGCAGAGATGTTCGGTTACTCAACAGAGCTTCGTTCATCTACACAGGGACGTGGTAACTACTCAATGTTCTTTGAGAGATACGCTCAGTGTCCAAAGAGTGTTCAGGAGAAGGTTATTGCAGAAAAGTCAAAATAA
- a CDS encoding DUF5348 domain-containing protein, translated as MKQGRLGYNSSNDRYGLLASDLWIDTGFHCGEGLEVLVDDKWVRTRMEMNPAREWYLVGTSYCGDLEYVQARIPE; from the coding sequence ATGAAACAGGGAAGATTAGGATATAACAGCAGTAATGACAGATATGGATTGTTGGCATCAGACTTATGGATTGATACGGGATTTCACTGTGGAGAAGGTCTTGAGGTGCTGGTTGATGATAAGTGGGTACGGACAAGAATGGAGATGAATCCGGCAAGAGAATGGTATCTGGTGGGAACATCATATTGCGGAGATCTGGAATATGTACAGGCAAGAATACCGGAATAA
- a CDS encoding complexin-2 — protein MIPEELFGKIIKYHLLDQEQEADDIRKGLEKKLDAMVNREVYSKSKTAPTEEEREKFRQEYLDRKGMQESFRW, from the coding sequence ATGATTCCAGAGGAGTTATTTGGAAAGATTATAAAATATCATTTACTGGATCAGGAACAGGAAGCAGATGATATAAGAAAAGGTTTGGAGAAAAAGCTGGATGCAATGGTAAATCGTGAGGTATACAGTAAATCCAAAACTGCACCAACAGAAGAAGAACGGGAAAAGTTCCGGCAGGAGTATCTGGACAGAAAAGGAATGCAAGAGAGCTTTCGATGGTAA
- a CDS encoding AAA family ATPase: MEEFMEQRNENKTELKMIKMSDVQSQTVDWLWYPFIPYGKLTIIQGDPGDGKTTLILNIAARLSKGEGLDNDMKVTEPVNIIYQTAEDGLADTVKPRLELAEAVCERIMVIDETEKSLSMIDERLETAIKRTGARVLILDPIQAYLGGTMDMNRANEARDMTKRLSLLAEKYKCAILLIGHMNKAGGNKAAYRGMGSIDFFAVARSVLLVGRIEGETDLRAVVQIKNNLAAFGHSKAFRLTETGFEWIGDYEITADEVLGGIAPKVNKLEQAKKMLRELAETSTSVQSSEIFDMAEDLNISKRTLENAKKELGIKARRIGNSWYWDLNKVKPE, from the coding sequence ATGGAGGAATTTATGGAACAGAGAAATGAGAATAAAACAGAATTGAAAATGATAAAGATGTCAGATGTCCAGTCCCAGACAGTGGACTGGCTCTGGTATCCATTTATCCCTTATGGGAAATTAACGATCATTCAGGGTGATCCGGGCGATGGAAAAACTACGCTGATATTAAATATTGCAGCGAGATTGTCTAAAGGAGAAGGTCTGGATAACGATATGAAAGTAACAGAACCAGTAAATATTATTTATCAGACAGCGGAAGATGGGCTGGCAGATACGGTAAAACCCAGACTGGAGCTGGCAGAAGCGGTCTGTGAAAGAATCATGGTTATAGATGAAACAGAAAAATCACTTTCCATGATAGATGAGAGACTGGAAACTGCTATCAAACGGACTGGTGCGAGAGTGCTTATTTTAGATCCGATTCAGGCATACCTTGGAGGAACAATGGATATGAACCGGGCAAATGAAGCAAGGGATATGACAAAAAGATTGAGCTTGCTGGCAGAAAAGTATAAATGTGCAATTTTATTAATCGGACATATGAATAAAGCTGGTGGAAATAAAGCTGCATATAGAGGAATGGGTTCGATTGACTTTTTTGCAGTAGCCAGAAGCGTATTACTGGTAGGAAGAATAGAGGGAGAAACGGACTTAAGAGCAGTGGTTCAGATTAAAAATAATCTGGCTGCATTTGGACATTCCAAAGCATTTCGCCTGACAGAAACCGGATTTGAGTGGATAGGTGACTATGAAATCACAGCAGATGAGGTGCTTGGTGGAATTGCGCCAAAGGTAAATAAACTGGAACAGGCAAAAAAGATGCTGAGGGAACTGGCAGAAACATCAACTTCTGTGCAAAGCAGTGAAATCTTTGATATGGCAGAAGATTTGAATATTTCTAAAAGAACACTGGAAAATGCAAAAAAGGAACTTGGAATTAAGGCAAGACGAATCGGTAATTCCTGGTATTGGGATTTAAATAAAGTTAAGCCGGAATAA
- the rpsG gene encoding 30S ribosomal protein S7 translates to MPRKGHIAKRDVLADPIYNNKVVTKLINNVMLDGKKGVAQKIVYGAFDRIATETGKDAIEVFEEAMNNIMPLLEVKARRIGGATYQVPIDVRPDRRQALGLRWLTTFSRARSEKTMEERLAREIMDAANNTGASVKRKEDMHKMAEANKAFAHYRF, encoded by the coding sequence GTGCCACGTAAAGGACATATCGCAAAGAGAGACGTATTAGCGGATCCAATTTACAATAACAAGGTGGTTACCAAGCTTATCAACAACGTAATGTTAGATGGTAAGAAGGGTGTTGCTCAGAAGATTGTTTACGGTGCATTCGACCGTATCGCAACTGAAACTGGTAAGGACGCTATCGAGGTATTTGAAGAGGCTATGAACAACATCATGCCATTACTCGAGGTTAAGGCAAGACGTATCGGTGGTGCAACATATCAGGTACCTATCGATGTAAGACCAGATAGAAGACAGGCTCTTGGACTTCGTTGGTTAACAACATTTTCACGTGCCAGAAGTGAAAAGACCATGGAAGAAAGACTTGCAAGAGAAATCATGGATGCAGCTAATAACACAGGTGCATCTGTAAAGAGAAAAGAAGATATGCACAAGATGGCAGAAGCAAACAAGGCGTTTGCTCACTACAGATTCTAA
- a CDS encoding TnpV protein, whose product MKKQIYDEKNGMSYTLHGDYYLPDLVLNEAEPTYGKYGMLRKQFLKEHRSARYQYLLLTGKLNEHLNQIDQEAREQVEMLMKQMAEKKGVTEELKVQDQMKWVRLMNNIKVSAEEIILKNMVYV is encoded by the coding sequence ATGAAAAAACAGATTTATGATGAGAAAAACGGAATGAGTTATACGTTGCATGGAGATTACTATTTGCCGGATCTGGTTTTGAACGAAGCAGAACCGACATATGGAAAATATGGAATGTTACGAAAGCAGTTCTTAAAAGAACACAGATCAGCAAGGTATCAGTATCTGTTATTGACTGGAAAACTGAATGAACATCTGAATCAGATAGATCAGGAAGCCAGAGAACAGGTGGAAATGCTTATGAAACAGATGGCAGAAAAAAAGGGTGTAACTGAAGAATTAAAGGTACAGGATCAGATGAAGTGGGTTAGGTTAATGAATAATATAAAAGTTAGTGCAGAAGAGATTATATTGAAAAACATGGTATATGTGTGA
- a CDS encoding YjdF family protein → MDKVNGKLTVYFEEPFWVGIFEHIEDGKLSVAKVTFGVEPKDYEVQEYIQKYYFGLKFSPAVEAIVKDIKRNPKRMQRSAKKQMLETGISTKSQLALKLQQEQNKHERKERSRKKKEAEEQRMFELKQLKKREKHKGH, encoded by the coding sequence ATGGACAAAGTAAATGGAAAACTGACGGTATATTTTGAAGAACCATTTTGGGTAGGCATATTTGAGCATATTGAAGATGGTAAATTATCTGTGGCAAAGGTAACGTTTGGCGTAGAACCAAAAGATTATGAAGTGCAGGAATATATTCAAAAATACTATTTCGGTTTGAAATTCAGTCCGGCTGTTGAAGCTATTGTAAAGGATATAAAAAGAAATCCGAAACGGATGCAGCGTTCAGCAAAAAAGCAGATGCTGGAAACTGGCATTAGTACAAAATCACAACTGGCGTTGAAATTACAGCAGGAACAGAACAAGCATGAGCGTAAAGAGAGAAGCCGAAAGAAAAAAGAAGCGGAAGAACAGCGAATGTTTGAACTAAAACAGCTAAAGAAAAGAGAAAAGCATAAGGGACATTAA
- a CDS encoding helix-turn-helix domain-containing protein yields the protein MQESSISEKIKELRTDLKMNQKNFSAAIGIRQSTLSSYENGVVTPSNDVLLTIAQKFHVSLDWLFGLSENKVQISTLSDILWVLLQMNESNELRYELDINNKLPGDIETETQKWYAGLRFYGNDPEHSLNADMCNFLADLQENRESLESYFTGKDMFDMWKKQTLEYYTSKPVTHKEIEELDFETRIRKRDELLAQKFSNNEQK from the coding sequence ATGCAGGAATCATCTATTTCAGAAAAAATAAAAGAGCTGCGAACTGATCTGAAGATGAATCAGAAAAACTTTTCTGCAGCTATCGGTATACGTCAGTCAACTTTATCCAGTTATGAAAATGGTGTAGTTACTCCCTCTAATGATGTGTTATTGACTATTGCTCAGAAATTTCATGTCTCACTGGACTGGTTATTTGGATTATCTGAAAATAAAGTACAGATTTCTACTCTCAGCGATATTCTTTGGGTTTTACTGCAGATGAATGAATCCAATGAACTCCGGTATGAACTGGATATAAATAATAAACTTCCCGGTGATATAGAAACAGAAACACAGAAATGGTATGCCGGACTTCGCTTTTATGGAAATGATCCGGAACACTCTTTAAACGCAGATATGTGTAATTTTCTTGCTGATCTGCAGGAGAACAGAGAAAGCCTGGAATCTTATTTCACAGGTAAAGATATGTTTGATATGTGGAAAAAGCAGACGTTGGAATACTACACTTCCAAACCTGTTACCCATAAAGAAATTGAAGAACTGGATTTTGAGACACGAATCCGTAAACGAGATGAACTTCTAGCACAGAAATTTTCCAATAACGAACAGAAATAG